Within Anolis sagrei isolate rAnoSag1 chromosome X, rAnoSag1.mat, whole genome shotgun sequence, the genomic segment TATAATGAGCCATATTAAAGAAATATCACAGCAACTCTTTGAAAGTATATCTAAGCCGTATTATGGTTTGAACCTGGAATATAGGTGCTCTTTTAAAAACTCAGCAGTTAACACTACCAGCTGTCTGCCAGAATTCCCCTTCTCCCACTTTCTCAGTTAGGTCTGAAATTTCAACCATGCGACTGCATAATTTGAAATTAGCACTAGAATTTTAGTCTCTTCGACTGCCTTCATAAAGGGCAATTAAACTCTTACGAATCTCCATTAAAAACCTATATtgcaacttctggaaagattatCCCAGTTGTTTATTCCAAAAGTGAAGCTTCACCTATAAATCCGTGCCTTTCAAGACTCTCTGATGGTAGGAAAATGGCAATGGGGATTAACATGCCTGGGACCAACATCAAAATTGtgcccactggcttttttttttttaatttctggaAACTCACCACAAACCAGCAGGTGAAGGCCTGTGGACCTGATCTAGTCCACTGGCCACAATTTCTGAGTATTGCTGCTTTGATGTCACTTCATACACAAAGCAATCACGTCTCAGTATCACATCAACTGCAGGTAAAATCAATTTATGTCCTGACAGCATGTAAGCCATATTCTGCAATACACCAACTAGACCTCAAGCAACACTGCCTACTGCAAGGAAGTGTTGCATGTTTGTCCTGTATTCTTTCAACCGTGAACAACAAGTTTAAGATATAAGAATAACTGCTACATGTAGTCTATTTATTTTAAGCACAGTAAAAAAAAGTTTACAGTTGGGAATTCAAATGGCGCACGGTACACTGCCATCAAGGTAAGGGACGTTATACATCAAAAAAGCTAAGTTTTGAACACTGCATTACATAATTAGATTTTCTGCCCAGACCACTTACAAATTCTAATCATTAAGTTTCTAACATTCATAAAAACGCAGTTTTCTCACTAAAAtgcaagaattaaaaaaaaagtagTGTCTGAACAAGACGAAAAAAACTGGAATGGAAATCTACATCACATCTAAAAGCGGGGCTTTTTGTTTGGGCCTTCATATTCTTCTCTGCCTCTCCCATAAGCTGCTGGAGTTCCAGGCCCCATTCCTCTAGGGCCCTGGCCAGCTACGGGCCCTGCACCACCCTGCCCAAATCGTTCAGGGCGCTATCAGAACGATATTAAGAGTTCATTATGTGTAGTTGATGTCCATGTGTGTTAAGTATTTATTTTAGAAGGTTCCGTAGTCAACGTTCGTCGATACAATCACCATTGAGTCGATCCACAGGTACCGGGAAcatagaaaggaaaaaagggtaaTTTAATAATTAGTTTAATTTAATACATGCCTTGAGGTATGTTCCCAAATTGATCCATTCTCATTTGTCTGTTTCAGCAAACAGATATTCCCTGTAGTGCTAAAAATGCAAGTATTAGTATAGGCTTGGACCAAGAATCCTCTCAGAAAGGAATTCTGGTAATTTGCCACAATCACTTGCTCATCTGTACTGCAATGCAAGTTTGTCAGTCAGCAAGTAAACCTAGCCAAAAGCTATGTTCAGCTCCCTCAAGCATTAGCCTTCTCATGTAAAGCAAATAACTACTCACCAGTGCAAGGTATGAGACCATCTTTTTGTGATGACTAAATGCTACCGTCTGCTCAGAATAGATACAGAGGTCTGAGAGCAAAAGTCATTAAAAGATTAAGCACAAGAAAGAGGATGAACCTAGTAAAACATTTACCTACCCAGGTCAAAAAAAATGCACAGGTTGTGCTTTAAACAAACTGATTCAGCACACTAAATAGCTTGAAGCCTCTAACATTTACAGGATTTGCAAAAAGTCCACTATGATTTTCAGTTACAGAATACCTTCAGCTAGTGTCCAATGGACACACAACAGCTCAGCCAGTCTATGGTAAAGCAGACAAAGTTAACTTGGCAAtttaactgttgtattgtttATCTCATTACTGGACACAAAGGAAATATGACCAAagattttgacattttttttaaagctgcagCCAATTCACTCTTCAGACCAATGGTATGAATCCCTTAACTAGATACACATGCAGACACATTATGTGAAAGGCTCATACACTTTTCTCCCCAGTAGCCCTACAAACAAATGCCCAAATTCTACAGTGATTCTGCAACAAAAATGACTAATGTCAAGTCATTGCATGAGCCCATCACTAATTTGCACAGGTATCCAATCATGGAGTCACTAATAGTCTGGAAGCACTAGATATAAGCAGGCCTCCTAATTGGATTTCCGCTAACAACTGGCTTGCAATGATCGGACTGACAATTTAAACTGCCAAAGGCCAAGCATTAAGAGTCAATATAAACAAGTCATGAGATTCTAATATTACACACTCTTGCAGGTAAAGCAGTACATGTTACTAGCAAAGTACTGCTCATTTGAACATCATGCAGAGTTTTCCAGTTATCGCCTGTCCTATGTGACTGAGACTTTCACCTATGTTTATACTGTTAATTTTGAAAACATAGCCAGTTTGTAAATTCTGGATATATATCAAGAAAGTCTTAGATTAATTACCGTCTCCCTTAAGCTATGCAGTCAAAGCCATTGGACCACCATCCTAAAATTAGATGCTAGGTGGGAAAATAAGATGTATTTCTATGAAAAAAGTGACCCCTGAGTGACAAGTAGCTCACTAGATGATGCAATTGTTTCAATGCAGAGATCAGAGTGCCCTCCACCCCTGGACATTGTAATATCATGCATTAATTACAGCTCACTCTTAAAGTAAATGCAACCCACCACACCTGCACTAACCTGGAGAATAAAAGGAGGGTTTCCCCATTATGAGCACTGCAGCATTGCCATTACATTGTTACAAGCAGGCCCAGTACAAAATATTGTCCTAACCAAAGCCAGGGTATGGTATCAATCTAATACAACATTTGTGGAGATTTTTCATCATGAGCTGCTGGGCAAAATGGCTACAGGGAAGTGTTCAAAGGTAGTATGCTGCTGCTGGGGAGTCATCTGCTGCCTAAATATTTTGTGTGTGGACATCCCAGAAGGATTTGGCTGACTACTATGGTGAAGTGAATGTTAGACTAGAGGCATATTTGGCCTGAATAAGCAAGCCTTTCTTCAGTCAGGTACCTCATGCAGTATCAAAATATAACCAAATTATTCATTATCATTTTGGAATTTGACAAGCAACtgaattattatttactttatttataccctgcctgtCTCTCCcttgggactcagggcagctaacaaccacACACTTTGGTCACAATTTATATCAGTATGGAATATTAAGAACTCATTAAGTGCTATAGCAAAAGCTAGCACATACCAAACAGGTGTACTATTTGCATATGAATGCTAGCTACCATCCATCTGACTAACCAACTAAGTTAGCAAGGATGTAGAGATTATGCAAGATGAAGTGATCTCCTAATAGGTTTGGAACACTGTCCCCTCCAATCTATGCCATAAGGAGTTCATCTTCATTCCTACATCTTTCTGTTGACTCAAGTTCAGAAAGTGATCAAGACCACTTCGACTTATTAAGCTAACTCCACAGCAAGAACTTTTCCCATCACATAGGTATTCACAAAATTTGAAGAGTTCCTTCCGAGCTTAACCACAGAACTCCAAACCAAACTAGCCACAGGAAGTCTTCTAATCACATCAGAGATGTCTGATCAAACTTGCCACCATACTGGCAAAGACTAGGCTCAGTTTTACACTGCTCAAGAGGTCCCTTGCTCTTGACATTATGAATAAATACTTCAGGGAAAGGGAAGCCTAACTCAGAATGCAAGTCATGTGAGAATCAAGACAGGAAAGATGTTCAGGTATGCAGTATTTGTTTGGAAATGAAGTCAAGCTGCCACAGGATACATTACCATATCGCTCGCCATCATAGAACTGGTCATAGATGTTTGTCCAACTCCAGGGCTGGTTTCATAGCCCAGGCCAGTTCCACCCCCTAAAGGTGGGAATTTCTGAGCAGTTGTACCATAGGGATCTGTAAAGAAAACCCAGTGAATATTATGTAACAGATACTCAGAACCATACCTATCCATAAATGCAACTGAAAAACTTGCTTACCTCCCATGTTCATTGTGCTGGTGCCACCCATTCTCATGTCTCTCTCCCTCTGCAAAAGCAAAAGTAGGGTTTTAAGAAAAAGCGCACACATTCAAGGCATTGTACTCCTCATATTCAAACCGTTATCAATTGAATGCACCCAAGatttatataaacaatgcaggaaggattattttaaaaatccatgaagAGAACACTAAAGGTATCTTTTCAATTCCTAGGGATCAACATGAGATGCAGGCACCTGAGTAACCAGACTACTGGGATTCTTCCAGCCCTGACTTACAGGGTCCATGTAACCCATTCTACTGTAACTTTCTTCTCTTTGTCTTCTCATTTGTTCTTCCATCTCACGTTGGCGGATCATCATCTCTTCTTCCCGCCTACGGCGCTCTTCTTCCTGTCTGAAAATCCACACACTGTTTAGATCTCTGAGCACTGCTGACTTTTGCATTTCAGATGACACGAAAAGTGACACAAATCATATGCTGatagacaaaagaacaaacaatgCTTTCACAGTAAGTTCCACATAAGGCTAGAATTAGCATCATTATGtaggtaaaaaacaaacaaaaacaaaactttaaaaaaacttctggtAGACAGTCTTGTATATAAACCCACAAGAAATTACTAGTCGGTTTGCACCTGAAATAAGAAACAAAGCGGAGCTCATGGATGAGGCACATTAGTGTTCCTTCACGAGCCTAGTATTTCACTTGGATATTCCATGCACTCTGGCTATGACTACTAGTGCTTAAATATAACTTACCTTAATTGCATTTCCTTGCGTTTCTGCATCTCTTGATTGTGAAGTTCTTCCATACGTCTCAGTTCTTCCTGACGCCTCATAAGATCTGAAGGAAAAAAGGTCAATCCACTATTGCTTTATAATCATAACTGATCAGTATCCTACATAACTGATCAGTATCCGtcagcgacttaaatcaagaaatagttttctaagatctacagagacactcgctggaacacctcaacaagtgagagtccaaaggtggcaggctcaaacccagaacctcaaccaatggctgatactaaatgagagactcccccctgggcacacagaagactgggcgacttggaaggcgctgaacagactgcgctccggcaccacaagatgcagagccaaccttaagaaatgaggctacaaagtggaatcctcgacatgcgagtgtggagaagagcaaaccactgaccacctgctgcaatgcaccctgagccctgccacatgcacaatggaggaccttcttgcagcaacaccagaagcactctaagtggccagctactggtcaaaggacatttaatcaactaccaaactcgcaaattttgtattttgtccgtttgtttgttttgttctgttagaaatgtaatacaattgactggttgccctgacatgacaaataaaagtATCCTACTAATATCCAAATCCTTTAAAGCAAAGTCTGAAGTTATGCCCAACTAAAACTGCATTAAAAATTCAATGAAGCACCAAGTTGTCAAGTATTCTAATTCTTAGACCAGTTTTAAGAGTGATCAGCACCACTCCATCCCATATACCTATGTTCCTGCATTTCTGCCAAATTGATCAAATTAACGTAACAATCTGCAATATTTTAAAGACATCATCAGATATGAATAGCTGCACATTGAGGAAAATTAATCAAATCATTTAGCAAAGATTTCTGCCCGAATACCTTGACGCAAAAGGTTTGCCTGATGCTCGTGATAGGCATCTTCCATTTCACTTTCCAGTTTGTCCTTGGCATCTTTCATGTTTTTCTCCACCTGATCTCTCTGTTGTTTCTCCATTTCATCCAAAGATTTCCATCTCTGAGAATATTCATATTCAAAGGTTCCAGGCTGAGCAAATCGTGGAGGAGTCTCCCTCTCCCTTGAAATGCAATTGCAAAAGTCAATTAACACTGACCATTAAAAAAGAGTCAACAGCTCTGGCAACATAAATATGCAAAGTGTGAAAAATGTCCAGATATATAGAAAGTTTATATACAAACATACTGAAACAGAGAAGAATTGATTTCATCCAATAGGTTATAATCAAAAATGAGAGCCAAGTAAGTTGTTTTCTAGCAAGCTCTCCTCTTTCTATGGCATTTTAAGATGCCATAAAGATAACTTTGTATTGACATGACATGAATTCTGCCTATATTAAAACCTAGCTATGTAAGCAAGCTTTTGAAAATAGCTAGAGTATATTTAATTATCGGACAGGACTGAATGCCTATTAGAACATAATGCTGGATATTCTGGCAACAGGAGCAGACTGGTTTAAacagtttatatttatattgtttttagagGGCAAATGGCTTTAAAACTGTTATTTATTAATGCTATTATTAGAATGTCATTTTAATTTTATGTACTAATTGTTGATTGATTGAGATATTTTCTTTATTgcttatattattttctgtatctgtggattgttgcaagctgccccaagtcccctcggggagaggcGTATAAAGTATATTTATTCTAAATTAACGTAGGTAaaggtcccctgacattaagtccagtcatgtctgactctggggtgtggtgctcatctccatttctaagccgaagagccagcgttatccgtagacacctccaaggtcatgtggccggcatgactgcatggagcgccgttaccttcccaccggagtggtacctattgatctactcaaatttgcatgttttcgaactgctagattggcagacagcggaagctcatgccgctccccggaatcgaacctgcgacctttcgatcaacaagctcagcagctcagtgctttaacccactgcaccaccgggggctccctaaatTAAAGTAAACCCAATGAATTAGTGAAAATTAATTTATCAAGTTGCTATTAATTCAACAAGCCACTTAAACTGGAAGAACTGGCTtgatttcaatttttattttttgctgaaaATATACTCATGGTCATTCGTTTATTATAAGAAAAGAACTCTGAAGTTTAATTCAAGTATTCCGTTTTAATGCATCCAAGCAAAATAACTACAAATCACATTCAAGGGGCCTGATTATTTTTCTTCAGCATGGCTCAAAGAGCATATATCCTTCTATTTAGACCAAATGAAAGCTTCCTGTAAGATCTTCCCATTCTAGAAACCACATATTGCACAAAATCCCAATATGGCAAAACAAACTATTTTCACTTCTTTTTCAAGCCCCAAGAGACAAACCAGTAACAAAAGCCAATTTGGAGGTTTATCTTCCCAACCAAAGTTAGGATCACACTGATCATATGTGTTTAATCTTGCTTACTTTTGATACATTGGATTTTTCTGAGCCAGCTTTTCTGGGAGACCATCTTCATCATCCAGCTGCTCAAGAGGCTCCACAATAACTGGTCTTGGAGTACTAGAAACCAGATAAAAGATAGTCACCATGAATAAAGGCTTACAAAACTTTCAAGTTAATTAAAGCACTAAGCCCAGCACCTATAACCAGCCAAGCttcatttaaaaagtaaaattgaCTCACGTTGTTAAAAGGAAGACACCTTCTGTGCAACGCTCAAAAGCTTTTCGTGCTGCAGGCTTTGATGCAAATTCAACAATGCCTTTTCCTGTAGATCTACCACGATCATCTACAATCACAATAGCTCTTTCAATTGGACCAAACTGAGAGAAAGCTTCCTCCAGCAATTCATTTGAAACATACGGAGAAAGATTGCGAATAGAAAGAGCAGCAGCATGTGTGGCAAAACGCACACGAAGCTGTCTTCCTCTCATAGGGATGTCATCCAgttctgcctttgcaatttcagCCAGAGCTCGGGATTCCTATTAGGaggggaaaataaataataatagcaattaaaaactttatttatacccaccaccATGTCTctgaagggatttggggcagctcacaaaaagcacacaatagtgctgcaacaaaaacaacatacatttccataaaacatacatatgcatacaaaCAACACACATTTCCATAAAACAGCATACTAACACAAACCTCCCTTTAAGTCGTATTCCACATTTTCAATACATCAAAGGAAAATCAATGTGTTCAAACACAACAGACTGAAAATTATTACACTGCTCACCAGTTTAATAAAGCCAAATCCTTTCCCCTTGTTGATGAAGACTTCTCCAGGTTCACCATATTTAGCAAACAACCTCTTAAACTCATCTTCGGTGATATCAGCAGGTAAATTCCCAACAAAAAGACGACAACGCTGAGTGTATGTCTTTTCACCAGGGCGTCTCAGAAGTGCCAAGTTGGCTTTAAAGCCCTAAAAAATAGAAACATAAAGTCTTAGTTTAATAAGTACTACCTGATATGAAGAACATATTTCATATACTCCTAACTACAGAATTAGGAAGTCACGTGGTACCACACTTTATATGGCAAGAAACAGTATTATTTTGTCACCTCATTACACAAGCAAGCGTGAATAAAAGCAAGCACACTTCACTCACTAAATGTATTTCAGGTAGACATAGTTGATCCTAAACTctcactgctgaacacctctacTTCAAAATTAATACAATTGCCACAAGACCTAACATCCCATAAGACTCATCCTTTAAAGAAAGAAATCTCTGCAATTGCCATCTTCTATTGTTAGAGACAATTGCaccagtgattttttaaaatcacagccAATTCcatgtcactttttaaaaagctctttAAGAATTTAAAATCGGGTTTCTGCAAACAATGAAAAGTGACAGATAAAAGCAGAAGATACAGGGCAGTACTTTAAAGTGTTTGGGCAAACAAAAATGCAGAAAAGTCAATAGCAGTTGTtcttgatgggggggggggggtactgcaAGCAAACCACCTTGGTATTCCATACAACTTATGGTACTAGAGCATCAGTTTATTTTCCAGTTTTCACCTTAACTTAACCAAAGCACTTACAAGAGATGgcacatttgaaatgtggtgccaattcattgtttatttttttaaaaagccaatgctcCTATTGAAGCACCAGTAATGTTTTCTGAAATTATGACTATCCTTCTGATCACTCTGAAGACCCATCATGAAAAAAATCCATACAAAGCAATATACCGagcttaatgtattgtcaaaggctttcatggccggaataactgggttgctgtaagttttttgggctgtatggccatgttccagaagcattttctcctgatgttttgccttcaccacctctgaggatgcttgccatagatgcaggcgaaacgtcaggagaaatgcctctagaacatggccatatagcccgaaaaaacctacaacaacccagtgattctggccatgaaagccttcgacactgaGCTTATGTTCTCTTTTTCTCCTAAAGTGGTAAAACCAACTTGCTGGTAAGAAAAGTTGTTTATgtctatttatttgttgtttttaaggtatttttAGATGATTACTGAAAAGTTCTCAAAAtgtatttgtggaattaacaccAAAACTACTAATGAGCTCAATAAATAGTATTCATTCCCTTCTCAAAAATGCCTTACAAAAATAAGAATTATTCATTACATTTTAATAACTGAAATAGTCAAAACACTTAACTATCCAATCCTCTTATACTGTATTtcaaaaaaactgaaaaaatacCTTATAATGCTGCTAATTCTGGTATTCCATACTGTTTTGTAGATTTTAGAAGGTAAGTTTTAATAACACGGCCCTGACAACATTGCCTGCCTCACATCCAGCCTTACAAGTGCAAGTTATCCTCACCATCAAGTTAAGCACTACATAAATAGCTATTTCGTTAACTGAAAGAGAAGCTATGCTAGGCTGTCAACAGCCACTTTCAGATTTCTCATCTCCACTGATCATACAGTTAATCAATACATTAATCTtacaaaggggttttttttaaaaaaatgtacacatCCTTAGTGTTTTACATGATTTtggattttccccattttttaacAGGAATAAAGAACACAGTAATAAAAAGTATCATAGTACTAcaagaaaaaaatgctttgaCACTGCAAGCAATTGACTGCTGCTCAGAGACAATTTTAATACATTACCTAAAATTATAATTTAGGATTAAATGTGTAACTGATTAAACCATCACTGTAACATTTATTTCTCAGGATAAATGTATTTTATCAATtccaataacaaagcaaaattaTGTAAATAATTCCTGGCACAGTGAAAATCATCTGTACATAGCATCACAGCTTGAGAAGGATTgctttttttccttcattccatTCATATACATTTCTGTCTCTTTAGGGTACTAAAGGCACCAATTCTGTCTGTTCCTGCAGGCTTTGAAATCTGGCCTTGGTCCCATTCCCCCAAATGATTTAGGCTAGAACTTCCCAACTGTGGGAAAACATGTCTTTTTGGACTGCCACTTCCTGAATCTCCCCCAGCCACCTATGAAGGTGGCAATAAAAAAAGAACACCCAAAATTTCCACAGCCTTAGAACTGCAATCAAACTGACTGCCCCTAGGATGATGATGACTTAAACCGGAGGCTGTTGATTGtacaatgttttatactgtttttatactgttttatattgttctaTTGTTATTTAAGttgcatatttatgtttttggttgtgggcaccatgggatgccattttgttagccgccctgagtccctctgctgaGGTCGAGATAGAACAGGATACAAAGGTCCGAAATAAATTATatagtatattttaaaaaaggaactggCAACACACCTCTAATATTCCTAAGAAAATACGAACTCAATATGCCTGTTTATATTCAAAATGTGAAGCACATAAAGGTATTCTCTGTCATACAAAAATCACATGACAAAGCAAAACGATACTGGAGACTGATATAAATGGTATTACAAATGATATTTACAAAGATCCAACTTTATCTCTGTATTGGTCTTCCAAATGAACAAGCAATAACCACGAATTTCAAGTTattgcacaaaaatggaaaactaATGAACTATCTCTAAAATAAAATTGGATTATAAAAGTTGCAGAACTTGCACAAATCATCTTGTTTGATAAAGAAGTCAATTAACTTTTTGGAAGAATGAGATCCatttataaagaaaaaagaaaatgtaaaaattTATGTGGGCTTTGAAGGTAGTGTAAAACATTGCAATAGCAAGGGAGAATGAAAGAACTGTCTAAAACAAGACATGACTATTGTTTTTAGTAGAGAGGGTGGGGGAAGTTAGCTTCAATTCAAGCACAGATTGGTGTAAGTCATTTATGGGAAGATTAAATATGTGTAAGATTACTGCCATTAGGAATTGCATAACAGCACTTATGGCAGGCACACACATTCCACCAATTGTTAATTTTTTTCCCAACATCTTTCCCCAAAATGACTCCCCTATTCACAACCCCTTTCAGCCCCCGCCCTTTTTACAGGTATGtaaggtatataaaattgatatacaaatcaaacatttacctATATAAAATCAGCACTGGCAAAACAGT encodes:
- the SFPQ gene encoding splicing factor, proline- and glutamine-rich isoform X2 codes for the protein MSRDRFRSRGGGFHRRGGGGGGGIGGGSGGGGRGLPGNHDFRSPPPGPTQTRGGGGSGHHHAPKSEPPKPPSSTSVPASSSAASVSVSSAPSVTQNQAGQQPPPSSAASSSVSAAPSSTSAPAASSSAQAPASQQQTTPPSQGPKKVSGPSPGGGGGGSGGALKGGPTPSGGSKGGGGGGPGQHRSGDRRSGQSQHHHHQQQQQQQQPSMPQQQQQQDKVSDAEGFKANLALLRRPGEKTYTQRCRLFVGNLPADITEDEFKRLFAKYGEPGEVFINKGKGFGFIKLESRALAEIAKAELDDIPMRGRQLRVRFATHAAALSIRNLSPYVSNELLEEAFSQFGPIERAIVIVDDRGRSTGKGIVEFASKPAARKAFERCTEGVFLLTTTPRPVIVEPLEQLDDEDGLPEKLAQKNPMYQKERETPPRFAQPGTFEYEYSQRWKSLDEMEKQQRDQVEKNMKDAKDKLESEMEDAYHEHQANLLRQDLMRRQEELRRMEELHNQEMQKRKEMQLRQEEERRRREEEMMIRQREMEEQMRRQREESYSRMGYMDPRERDMRMGGTSTMNMGDPYGTTAQKFPPLGGGTGLGYETSPGVGQTSMTSSMMASDMRPERFGQGGAGPVAGQGPRGMGPGTPAAYGRGREEYEGPNKKPRF
- the SFPQ gene encoding splicing factor, proline- and glutamine-rich isoform X1, whose protein sequence is MSRDRFRSRGGGFHRRGGGGGGGIGGGSGGGGRGLPGNHDFRSPPPGPTQTRGGGGSGHHHAPKSEPPKPPSSTSVPASSSAASVSVSSAPSVTQNQAGQQPPPSSAASSSVSAAPSSTSAPAASSSAQAPASQQQTTPPSQGPKKVSGPSPGGGGGGSGGALKGGPTPSGGSKGGGGGGPGQHRSGDRRSGQSQHHHHQQQQQQQQPSMPQQQQQQDKVSDAEGFKANLALLRRPGEKTYTQRCRLFVGNLPADITEDEFKRLFAKYGEPGEVFINKGKGFGFIKLESRALAEIAKAELDDIPMRGRQLRVRFATHAAALSIRNLSPYVSNELLEEAFSQFGPIERAIVIVDDRGRSTGKGIVEFASKPAARKAFERCTEGVFLLTTTPRPVIVEPLEQLDDEDGLPEKLAQKNPMYQKERETPPRFAQPGTFEYEYSQRWKSLDEMEKQQRDQVEKNMKDAKDKLESEMEDAYHEHQANLLRQDLMRRQEELRRMEELHNQEMQKRKEMQLRQEEERRRREEEMMIRQREMEEQMRRQREESYSRMGYMDPVSQGWKNPSSLVTQRERDMRMGGTSTMNMGDPYGTTAQKFPPLGGGTGLGYETSPGVGQTSMTSSMMASDMRPERFGQGGAGPVAGQGPRGMGPGTPAAYGRGREEYEGPNKKPRF
- the SFPQ gene encoding splicing factor, proline- and glutamine-rich isoform X3, with the protein product MSRDRFRSRGGGFHRRGGGGGGGIGGGSGGGGRGLPGNHDFRSPPPGPTQTRGGGGSGHHHAPKSEPPKPPSSTSVPASSSAASVSVSSAPSVTQNQAGQQPPPSSAASSSVSAAPSSTSAPAASSSAQAPASQQQTTPPSQGPKKVSGPSPGGGGGGSGGALKGGPTPSGGSKGGGGGGPGQHRSGDRRSGQSQHHHHQQQQQQQQPSMPQQQQQQDKVSDAEGFKANLALLRRPGEKTYTQRCRLFVGNLPADITEDEFKRLFAKYGEPGEVFINKGKGFGFIKLESRALAEIAKAELDDIPMRGRQLRVRFATHAAALSIRNLSPYVSNELLEEAFSQFGPIERAIVIVDDRGRSTGKGIVEFASKPAARKAFERCTEGVFLLTTTPRPVIVEPLEQLDDEDGLPEKLAQKNPMYQKERETPPRFAQPGTFEYEYSQRWKSLDEMEKQQRDQVEKNMKDAKDKLESEMEDAYHEHQANLLRQDLMRRQEELRRMEELHNQEMQKRKEMQLRQEEERRRREEEMMIRQREMEEQMRRQREESYSRMGYMDPVSQGWKNPSSLVTQRERDMRMGGTSTMNMGDPYGTTAQKFPPLGGGTGLGYETSPGVGQTSMTSSMMASDMVKVIPAG